A single window of Pogoniulus pusillus isolate bPogPus1 chromosome 11, bPogPus1.pri, whole genome shotgun sequence DNA harbors:
- the LOC135179785 gene encoding acrosin-like — translation MSRVVGGINAQPGAWPWIVSIQQVVGAGLGHICGGSLISSQWVLTAAHCFVGTGKTYYVAAGITYFSNPEPETQLRFVKRVLLHRGYDNATMSNDIALLELDHPVRCGYHVQLACVPDPSLRVAELSNCYVAGWGSTRARSGTTPLGLQEAKVHLIDLRLCNSTHWYAGAVHSHNLCAGYPQGRIDTCQGDSGGPLMCQAKNADYFWLVGLTSWGTGCARARKPGIYTSTQHFYRWILVQMGLYPSSFE, via the exons ATGTCTCGCGTCGTGGGTGGCATCAACGCCCAGCCAGGGGCGTGGCCCTGGATCGTCAGCATCCAGCAAGTAGTGGGAGCAGGACTGGGGCACATCTGTGGAGGGTCCCTGATCAGCTCCCAGTGGGTGCTCACGGCAGCTCACTGCTTCGTTGGGACGGG CAAGACCTACTACGTGGCGGCAGGGATCACCTACTTCTCCAACCCGGAGCCCGAGACCCAGCTGCGCTTCGTCAAGCGAGTGCTGCTGCACCGCGGCTACGACAACGCCACCATGAGCAACGACATcgccctgctggagctggaccACCCTGTGCGCTGCGGCTACCACGTCCAGCTGGCCTGCGTGCCCGACCCCTCGCTGCGCGTCGCCGAGCTCAGCAACTGCTACGTGGCCGGCTGGGGATCCACCAGGGCCAGAT ctgggACTACAccgctggggctgcaggaggccaaGGTGCACCTCATCGACCTCCGCCTGTGCAACAGCACCCACTGGTACGCGGGAGCTGTccacagccacaacctctgtgcTGGCTACCCCCAGGGGCGCATCGACACCTGCCAG GGCGACAGTGGAGGTCCCCTCATGTGCCAGGCCAAAAACGCTGACTACTTCTGGCTGGTGGGGCTGACcagctgggggacaggctgtgccagggcaaggaagCCTGGCATCTACACCTCCACCCAGCACTTCTACAGGTGGATTCTGGTCCAGATGGGACTATACCCATCATCTTTTGAGTAG